The genome window GGTGACCCACCTGAGCCTCGAGGAGCGCGAGGCCGCGTGCGCCGTCCTCCTGAAGCGGATGAAGCCCCTGAGCGCCACCCTCACCTCCTGCGAGGTGGCGCCATGAGCCGCTGGTTCTTGCTCGGCGGGGTGCTGCTGGCCGGACAGGCCGGTGCCGTTCCCCTTCGCGCGGGCGTGGACGTGGCGCTGCTGCTGCGACAGGAGGCCCCGGGCCATCGCACGGGGCTGCTCAGCGGAGGCCCGCGCGTCGTGTTCGAGCTGGGGCGCTACCTGGCCCTGTCCGGCGACTACCGCTTCGCCTGGTCCTCCGAGGGCACCGTGGCCCCCGTCGTCACGCGCTACCACCGCTTCAGCGTGCGTCCAGAGCTGCACCTGCCCGTGCGCACCACGGACTTCGTGCTCGCCGCCGGCCCGGCCCTCACCGTGTTCCACTCCTCGCTCGGCGGCGGTGGCACGCACGTGTCCACCACCGCCGCGCGGATTGGCCTCTCCGGCGGCGCCGCGGTGGACATCCACCTCGAGCCCCTCACCCTGCGCACCGGCCTGGATCTGGTGTGGGCCGCCCAGCGGATGGATGTCTCCGTGGGCATCGGCGCGCTCTTCACCTTCGGAGGGGAACCGTGAAGGCCCTCGCTCTCGTCCCGCTGCTCCTGTGCTCGCCCGCGCTCGCCGCCACCCCACGCAACGCCCTGCTGGACGTGAGCGCGGACGTGCTCGAGCCCGGGGAGTCCCAGCTCGATCTCTTCTTCGGCCAGCTCGCGTTCGGCGTCCTGCCGCGCGTTCAGCTCTCCAGCCAGGTGGCGCCCTATCTCCTCACCCTGCTCAACCTGTCCGCCAAGGTGCAGGTGTTGGATCGGCCGGAGCTGCGCGTGTCCGTGGAGGGCGGGGCGTACTGGCTGGCCATCGGCCGGCTCGTCGACGCCAACGTGCTCTCCATTCCCGTGGCCGTGCGCGGCACGGTGCCCCTCTCGGACAACCTGAATCTCCACCTGGGGGCGGGCTACCATCGCTTCGCCTTCGACTTCGCCGGGACGTCGACCGATAGCAACGCGCTGCACGTGGAGACCACGCTGGCGCGTCACGACTCGCGCGGCGCCTTCCTGCTCACCGCGAAGGCACCCCTGCTCAACATCCAGCACGCGCGCTCCCAGAGCGCCATCGACAACCGGCCGCTGGAGGGCACGCTCGCGCTGGACGGCATCTCCTCCTGGAGCGTGATGCTCGCGCGCGATCACCTCTTCGGGAAGACAGGCCACGTGCGCTTCGGCATCGGCTATCGCCATCGGCCCGGCATCCTCCTGGTCGAGTCGATCGGGCCCGTGGTGCTAAACTTCAACCTCTACTGGCGCTGAGCCCCCGGAAAGAGCGCGGCTCATGCCGCCCCAACTCCCTGTCCCAGGCAGCCAACTAGAGGGTACCCGCCCCCTTGAGTCGAACCCACTCACTGGGGACCGGTCCGCACCTGCCGGGCAGCGCTCCGCGCGGCCATGGCTCGGGCCACCGCGTGAAGCAACGCGCCCGTCCCCACCACCGTGGCGGTGGCGAGCAACTGCGTACGAGAGCACCCGGCGAGCAGCAGCAGGCACAGGGATGTCCCGAGCACTGGCACGGCCGCTCCACCCGGCACGGTGAAGACACGCCGCGCATCCGAGGCCGACTCGCGGCGCAGCGCCAACACCGCCGCGCAGCTCGTTCCGAAGACCATCAATCGGCCCACCGAGCTCGCGGCCGCGAGTGCCCCGAAGTTGGACGAGAGCGACAGCGCCCAGGCACACGCCGCGAAGAGGGCCACCGCCACGTGCGGGGTGTGGAAGCGCGGATGCAGCCGGGCGAGCACCGCCGGGAGCTGTCCATGGGAGGCCAGGGCGTGCAACAGCCTCGGGGCGACGAGCAGATTCCCACTGGTGGTGCCCAGCGTGGAGATGACCGCGCCCAGTCCGATGAGGAGGGCACCCGGGGCTCCGAGGAGCGCCTCGGCCGCCGTGGCCAGGGGAGCCGGGGAGCGGGCGATGTCCGGCACCGCGCGCTGCGCGACGAACTGGATGGACGCGTACACCCCCGTGGTGAGCAGCAGGGACGCGACGAGCGCCACCGGCAGGTGTCGGCGCGGTGACACCATTTCCTCCGTCGGAATGCTCGCCGTCTCGAAGCCCCCGAAGGCGAAGACGAGCAGCAGCGCGGCGTCCACCGCACCGCTCGGGGACGGCAGCACCGCCGGGCTGGGTTGCGCGGCCGGCGCGGAGCACAATCCCACCGCCACGAAGAGGCCGAGCGGCAGCAGCTTGCCGATGGCCAGCAGCACCACGGCCAGCGCTCCCTGGCGGACGCCAAGCACGTTGAGGCCCGTGAGCGCGAGCAGGGTGAGCGAGATGTACAGCCCCCGCCCCAACGGAGTGGCGAGCCACGGGAGGAGGTGGCCCGCGTAGGCCGCGCTGGCATGGGAGATGGCCGCCACCGACGCCAGGCGGCTGAGCGCGAAGACCCAGCCCGTCTGGAACCCGATGAAGGGGCCGAACGCCTCGCGCGCATAGAGGTACGGGCCTCCGTCGCGCTCGAAGCGGCTGCCCAATTCCGCGAAGCACAGGACGATGGCCAGCGTCACCAGCGCCACCCCGAAGTAGGACACCGGGGCCGCCGCGCCGAACAGCCCCGCCACCTGCGCGGGGAGGGCGAAGATGGCCGAGCCAATCACTCCATTGAGCGCGAGCGCGAGCAGACCGCCCAGGCCGATGGCGCGCGTGCGTCTCGCGAGAGGGGGAGAAGGCGTCATGGAGGCGCTCATACTACCTCGAGGGGCCGCGCGGCCTCTCCACCGACCGGGCGACGGCGTCTACCTCGCTCCTCCTGGAGCGTGATGCTCGCGCGTGATCACCTCTTCGGGAAGACGGGCCATGTGCGCTTCGGCATCGGCTATAGCCACCGGCCCGGCATCCTCTTTTTTCGGGTTTCCGTGCAAGAACCGCGAGCTGCCTGCGTCCAACAGGGAGAGGGCGAGCGGGGCCACGGGTGGCCGTGGTCGAGGTGCGCGCTCGCGCTTGTGTCCCTGCGTCCATCCTTCGCACGCGGGGAGACAGGCATGGCCAAGAGCCGCCTACGGGTGGCAACGCTGGAGTGTTCGACATGAATCCTGGTTTGAAGTGCGACATGGTGGTGTTGAGGGCGGCGCTGGTGTGCCTCGCCTTGGTGGGCTGTGGCGGCGGAACGGCCGACAGCGGCACGCCTTCTGGCTCGGAGCCACTCCCCGAGTCCGCACCACCGGCAGCCGAAGCCGTGCCCGACTCCGAGTCGGCTGGCTCCGCACTCGCCGCGGAGGGATGGGAGACGGTGGCGAACCAGTATCAGACCTTCACGCTGGACAAGCCGTCGACGGTCAGATTCGGTCTAGGTGATAGTTGGGTCACTCGAGAGTTGGCCGCGGGCAGCGTGTATTGCTTCTTCAATCCGGACCCGGCGCCTGGTCAGTTCAAGACGTGCCAGCGCAGCACGCAGCCTGCTCCCGTGCCGGAGCAGGCGCTCAGCCCCGCGTGTGCCTCGTTCTATGCCCCTGACTTCGCGCTCACCAGCACCCGCCAGGCCAACCCCATTCCCACGGTGGCGAAGCCCGCCAAGGGCGTGGCGGTTTCGGAGCCCACCTACAAGACATGCGTCGTACGCGCCACCGACCACACCGCTGACGGCGTGTCGGGCTTTGCCCGAAACGACTACTCGCGCCGGCAGGCCTTCAACGCGAACAGCACGAAGCAGCTGGTGGCCGCCCTCGATGGGTATTGGCATGTGTATGACGCCAACACCCACGTGCGCCTGAAGAAGCTGTCGGGCCCGGGGGGTGACGCGGAGCCGCAATGGCACCCGACGAATCCGGACCTGCTGTACTACCTGCCCACCGTTGGCATCGGCATGAAGCTCCACGAGCTGAACGTCTCGACCGGGACCTCCCGCGTCGTGGGCGACTTTGGCGCACGGTTGAAAGCCAGGTGGCCGGCCGCGATGGCGGCATGGACGAAGTCGGAAGGTTCCCCCTCGGCGAACGGACGCTACTGGTGCTTCATGGTCGACGCGAACGACTGGATCAGCGCTGGCGTGTTCACCTGGGACCGCGACACCGACACCATCCTGGGCACGTACGACACCCAGGGCGAGCGTCCCGACCACGTGAGCATGTCCCCCAGCGGTAACCACTGTGTGGTGTCCGGCGACGGTGCACGGGGCACGGTGGCGTTCTCGCGGGACTTCAGCACGAAGACCCAGCTGCTCGCGATGTCCCAGCACTCGGACCTCGCGCTGGACGCCAATGGCGACGATGTCTACGTGGCCATCGACTACGGCTCCAACGCGGGCGACGTGTTCATGGTGAACCTGCGCACGGGCGTGCGCACGGCGCTGTTCTCGACATACCTGAGCGGCACTGCGACAGCGTTGCACGTCTCGGGCAAGGCGTTCGCCAGGCCCGGCTGGGTGGTGGTCAGCACCTATAGCGACGGTGGCGGCTCGCTGCAGTGGCTGCACCGCAAGGTGATGGCCGTGCAGCTGAAGGCCAACCCGACGGTCTACACGCTGGCGCACCACCGCTCCACGCCGAACGGTTACTGGACTACGCCGGTCGCCAGCGTCAACCGCGACTTCACCCGGGTTGTCTTCAACTCCAACTGGGGCAGTGGCAGCGACACGGACGTCGACACGTACGTGATCGAGATTCCGGCGGGCGCGTTGAAGTAATGCCGCGGCACGTTGCCAATGCAGGAGGGCCCCTCGGGGCCCTCTTTTCCTATAATCCTTTCGCAGCCAGCGCGGCGATTTCGTAATCGCCGTCATCTACCAGCCGTTCCCATCCCTCGAGCCTGCCGAGGCCCAGCACGCGGGCCATCGACAGCAGCAGGCTTTGCCCTGCGACCGGACGATCCGGCGCGAGCGCATATATCGGGTCGGCGAACGCCGCCTGCGGCGTGGTGATGGTCCACCCCATCTGCCTGAACATCGCAATCACATCGTCCAGCCACATCGCGTTGATCAGGTTGTGGTGCATGAGAATCACCTGCGCGATATCCCGGCCCTGCAGCTTCCGCGACAAGTCGCGATAGGCGAGGGCTCGCTGGCGGATGTGACTCAAATAGGCATCTCTAGATCGATACCGTCGCTTGCGCTCATCGTTCCTCCTGGGCCGCGTGGCGAGACCGGCTGGGAAACTAGCAGAGACGCAAGTGGGAACCGCTCAGCCCTTGGGCGGAGAGCCCGTTGCCACCGGCGCTCCCCCGGTCGGCACCGTCACGTTGTCGTTGGACGTGCGGCACCTGTGCCTGGTGTGGAGGCAGGCGCCGGGTATTGGCGTACCTGACGACACCCGACGCCGCGACGCGGACGGCCGGCTACTGGATGTTGCCCGTGACGCTCGCGTTGCCCGTCAGCGTGAAGGTGCACGAGGTGCGCTTCTGACCGCCGGAGGAGCACGCGCCGGACCAGATGGCCGACCGGCCGCTGTCCACCGACAAGGTGATCTGCCTGCCCGCGACGAACGTCCCCGAGCTGGGAAGCCCCACGGAGGAATAGATGCCCGTCGGGTTCGAGGTGATGGTGGGACCCGAACGTCCGGTGGCGGTGACGGACAGGGTGGCGTTGGTCGGCGTGGCGTTCGCGACGGTCACACCGAGCAAAAGGCCGTGTCAGTCCGGCGCGGCATCCGAGGGCGCAGCACAGCCGCTGTCGTCACAGGCAGCGGAGGGAAGCACCTGGGTTTTAGACCGCCGCACATCGAACGCCGGGCCCGGATGAGCCTCGAGCAGCAGGGACTGCAGCTCGGCGCCTAGCCACAGGTCGTCATGAACACCGAAGATCTGCCGGCGAAGACGTCCCTGCGCGTCGATCAACACCGTCGTCGGCGTTCCCCGCATGGCGTACGCGCTCATTGTCTGCGGGATGGGATCTCCGGCTTCGCCCGGTGCGTCCACGCCCACCGGGAACTTCACCCGGTATTCGTGGAGGAACGCCCGAAGGGACTCGAGCTTCATGGCCTCGTGGTGCTCGAAGACCGTGTGCAGCCCGACCACGACGAGCGGCGCGCCCGCGAAGACTTCAGCGACGCGCTGTGCCTGCGGAATGCCTCGGGCGACGCAGCCAGGGCAGAGCATCTGGAATGCGTGGAGGAGGATGACCTTGCCGCGAAGTCGCTCGAGGGAGAGCGGCTGAGGCGTGTTGAGCCAGGCGGTCGTCCGCCACGCGGGAGCGGGGCGCAACGTCATTAGAAGTCCCCGTCCTTGACGTAGGGGTGGGCCCAGAGCGTCACCTGCAACAGGCAGGACTTGAGCCACGCCGCGGACATCTTCTCGACGTCCTCCGCGGAATGGCCCTGCCTGGCCAGGAAGGGGCGCAGGGTAAAGGTCACCGGGAAGATGAGCGCGAACAGGTCCCGAAAGGGCACGACGTCCGTCGAGGGGGCTCCGTCGGTCTTGTTCTTCTTCACCCGATGGTGGCGCAGGCCGATCTCGTGCTGGTAGTCGAGCCAGGCCTGGTCGTACTGGGCAAGCGACGTATCGAGAATCCACTGGCCGAAGCGCTTGCGGACGAGGCCAAGGTAGTCGCCCAGGGGCTTGCCGTCCTTCTTTCCACTGAACGAGGCGAGCAGATGCGGCTGACTCCCAACAAACCCGTACCAGACGTCGAGGATCGCCTCGACGTGCCCCTTCACGATGTCGTGCGACATGCGGAGGTACTTCACGTCCTCTTCGCCGAACAGGACGCTGGCCTTCATCTTCTCGAAGTCGGTGAGGGACACAGGTGAACGCGCAACGGACGGGGTGCCATGGGTATAGCCGGGGATGTCGCTCATTTCTTCGTCTCCTTCGTGGAGCAAAGCTCCGCTGTCGCCGTCGGCCGGAATGGCCGCGAACTGTGTGAGACGGAAGGTAGAGCGCTACCGGCACCCTCGAAAGAGCCGGTTTCACGAAGCAGACTGGGCCGGTGTTACGTCCCTGGAAGTCGATCCGTCCTCGCCCGTGCCGCCAGGAGAAGGAAGGTGAAGACGGCATCCCACGGCTTGAAGTACGACAGGAAGACAGGGTCAGAAGGTGTAGCGGAGACCGAGGCGCACCTGCCGGGGCGCCTGGTACGCCAAGGGCCGCTTGAAGTTCCGGTTGACCTTGTCCGGGGTGAGCGGCTCGCCCCCAACCGTCTTGATCATGCCTGGAGTGACGAACCCCCCGTCCGGCACCGGCGTCTCGAGCGGCAACACGTGCTCATTGGCGTAGAGCTCATCCACCCGCGTCGCTCGTTGGAAATTGAAGAGGTTGAACACGTCCAAGGTGAAAGACACCACCGTGTCCCCACCGAGGCGGTAGTTCACCCCCACGTTGGAGTCGATGTTGTGAACCCACGGGGTACGCTCCCCGGATGAGCCGCGCGGCAGGATGAAGACCTTGTCCCGCCCGTACATCGCGTGCCCGCCCAGGTAGTTGATGGGAGTGCCCGAGCGGCCGAGATAGGACAGGCCAAGGCTGGCGGACACTTCACGGGTGAGGTGGAACACCCTGGCGCCGAAGAGCTTGAGAGTGTGCGGGCGGTCATACGGCAGAAGACCTCTCTGGTTCTCCAGCGGGTAGCTGAAACCGAGGTCGGACGGGAAGACCGTCCCGTCCTCCCTGACGGGGCCGACATAATTGCCATACAGGCGCGACCAGGTGTAGCTGGCTTGGGCCAGCCAGCCATCGCGGAAGGTGCGGCTGAGCACCAGCGTCACCCCATCGTAGGTGCGCTCCGCCTTCGGCAGGTGGTCGGCGAGCCCCAGGCCCGGGTTGCCCAGGAAGGCGGAAGCGTAACTGTCGATGTCCAGCACCTCGATGGCCGAGTCGAGACGGCGGTGGGTGTAGTAGGCGCTCAGCCGGGTGTCGGAGAGCACCTCGTACTCGGCGCCCGCGACGAGCTCGGTGGACGAGGGCGGAAGGAGGGAGGGGTCGACCGGCATCAAATCCCCTGCGCCTGGTGGGAAGGCCACCTCCATCAGGCCGAGCGGCAACTGGCCGCGGTACTTCGCGTAGTGGGCGAAGAGCTTCATCCCGCCCTGGGCCAGCGGCTCCACGACCAGGCCGATACGCGGTGAGAGCTGGTCGCGGAGCGCGAAGGTCAGCGCGCCCTCCGGCGTGTCGTAGCGGACGCCCGCGTTCACCGTCACGCGGTTGGACAGCGTCCAACTGTCCTGCACGAAGCCACCGAGGAGGTTGTTGGTGTAGCGCTCTTCCGGAGAGAGCGTGCTGTCCTGGAGGAAACCCGTGGCCCTGTCACTCCGAATGATGACCTCCCCTCCACCCGGCAACGACGAGACCCGGTCGAACTCCCCGTCCACGCCCCACCTGAGCACGTGAGTGCCAGCGAGTTGCAGCAGCCAGGTGGCCTGGGCGCTGGCCTGGTAGCGCTCCATGACCTCGCGGTCGACGGTGGCGTTCTCCGAAACGGGCTGGATGTCGGTCGTCTGCTGGGACCCACCCAACCAGGCATCGACCCGCAGCCGCTTGTTCAGGAACACACCGGCATACTGGAGTTGGGTCGTCGTGAAGTTGTTGTCTTCGGGCCCTCTCAAGCTCGCGACGGGACCCTCGACCCCCGTGGGTGCGCCCGGCACCTCCTCTATCCCTGAGCGGCCCGGCGTGGTGATGACCGACAGCGTCACCTGGTGGTCCTGATTGAACAGATACGTGAGCTTGCCCATCGCCTGGAGGCGGCGATCCTCGAGGAGGTACATGCGCGAGGAGCCAGGAATCGGTGTGTTCGTGCCGAACTTGGTGAAGGCGCGCGTGTACTCGTAACGGGAGAGCGCGGGAGCCACACCGGCGAAGAACCACAGCTTGTCCTTCACGAGCGGGCCGCCCAGGGTGGCACCGACGTCGCCCTCGTGCTGGAGCGCCCTGCGCCCGGAGACGATCGAGTTCAGATCGGAGACGGGCGTGCGGAGCCCCTCCAGGAAACCCGGCACCCAGTTGCTGAAGAGCGAGCCGTGGAACTCGTTGGAGCCGGACCGGGTCCGCGCCTGGAGGAGGCCTCCCATGGCGCGGCCGTACTGAGGCATGTAGCCGCCGGTGATGACCTCGAAGTCCTGGAGGAACTCGACGCTCAGGGGGCTGGCGTTGGCACCGAACTCCAGGTCCTGGGTGGAGAGGCCGTCCACCACGTACCCGTTCTCCCAGGGAGAGGACCCATGGATGGAGAAGCCGCCCCCTTCGGGCTGCGTGCCCGGGACGAGCCCGGCGAGGGACCCGAAGGAACGCGACGCGCCGCTCACCGACGGCGGGCTCACCGCGAGGTGATGGATAGAACCCCACTCGACAGCCTGGCCCGTGGTGGCCGAGGACACATCGAGGGTGGGCGACCCGACGTACGGGAGCACGATCTCCCTGGCGTCTCCGCCAGACAACTCCGCGTTGACCTGGACGGTCTGCTCCGGGCGCAGGTCAATCTCCGTGTGCCAGAACGGCTCGAAAGACTCCTTGTCGAACCGAAGGAGGTAGACACCCGGCGGCAGGGCGGGAATGCGGAACTGGCCCTGGGCATCCGTCACCACGACCCGCTCGCCCTCCAGGGCTTCCGAGGTCGCGGTCACGACCACGTCCGGGAGCGGCTGCTTCGTCCCGGTGGCGAGCACGGTCCCCGTGAGCTCGGAGTCCGTGAGAGCCGCGGCCGTGAACGACAGGCCCACGACCAGGATGACTCCCATTCTCCAAAGCATCCGCACCAGGTGCATGCTGACCCCCGACAAGAAAGACAGGAGCTTAGCCAAAACCCCTGGCTTTCAATGTCGGAAGTGCGTCCTACGGGGCCCGGTAGACCTCGGTGCCGGCCACCACCGTGAGCTTCACCCGCCCCTCGAGCAGGTCCGCCGGCGGCGCCTCCACCGGGTCCACCGAGAACGCCACGAAGTCCGCGTCCATCCCCGGCTTCAGCCGCCCCCGCTCGTTCTCCGCGAACGCCGCCCAGGCCGCTCCCACCGTGAAGCCCTCCAGCGACTCCTCGCCGCTCAGCCGCTGCTCGGGAAACCATCCGCTCACGGGCTGGCCCTCGGCGTCCTGCCGCGTGCGCGCCGCGTACAGCCCCCGCAGCACGTCCGGGCGCTCCACCGGGAAGTCGCTGCCGAGCGCCAGCGGCGCCCCCGACTCCTTCAGCTTCCGCCAGGCGTACGCGCTCTGGATGCGCTCGGCGCCCACACGCCGCTCCGCCCACGGCATGTCGCTCGTCGCGTGCGTGGGCTGCATGCTCGCCACGAAGCCGTTCTGGCCCAGCCGCTGAATGTCCTCCGGCCTCATCACCTGCGCATGCTCCACCCGGTGCCGCAGGTGGCGCGTCCCCGTGGCCTCGGCCTCGCGCAGCAGCGTCTCCAACACCAGCGTGTTCGCCCGGTCCCCAATCGCGTGCGTGGCCACCTGGAAGCCACGCGACATGAAGGCCTTCACCCGCGCCTCGTATTCCTCGGGCGTCAGCAGCAGCAGCCCGCGGTGGCCCGGCTCGTCGCTGTACGGCGCGTGCAGCGCGGCGCCCCGGCTCCCCAGTGCCCCGTCCAGCACCAGCTTCACCGAGCGCATCGTCAGCATCCGGCCCTGGAAGGGGCCCTCGCGCAGGTACGTCTCGCGGTCCGCGCCCTGGCCCTCCGCCATCGCATAGACGCGCAACGGCAGCCTGCCCTCCTCGTCCCAGCGCCGCAGCAACCGGTAGGTCCGCAGGTCCATGCCCGCGTCGTGCACCCCCGTCAGCCCCACCTCCGCGCAGCGCGCGAGCGCCGCGGCCAGCCGCGCCTCCCACTGCGCGTCCGTGGGCGGCGGCAACACCGCGAGCACCAGGTTCATCGCGTTGTCCACGAGCACGCCCGTGGGCTCACCGTCCGGCCCTCGCAGGATGCGGCCTCCCGCCGGGTCCGGCGTGTCCTTGCCAATCCTCGCGCGCCGCAGCGCCTCGCCATTCACCCACAGCGCATGGCCGTCCACGCGCTCGAGCACCACGGGCGTCCGCGGCAGCTTCGCGTCCAGCTCCGCCCGCCCGGGGAAGCTCTTCTCCGGCCAGTCGTTCTGGTCCCACCCCCGGCCCATCAACCAGTCGCCCTGCCACGCCGAGGAGGGGGCGGCCGTCACGCGAGCGAGCACCTCCTCGCGCGACGCCGTGCCCTCCAGGCCCACCGCGGCGAGGCTGGCGCCGAGGCCCGACAGGTGCCCGTGCGCATCGGTGAGGCCGGGCACCACCGTCACGTCGCCCAGGTCCACCACCCGCGCCCCCGCGCCCGCCGCGGCGAGCACCTCGTCCCGGGTGCCCACCGCGAGCACCTTCCCCGCGCGCACGGAAAGCGCCTCGGCGAGCGGCCGCGCCGCATCGAGCGTCCGTACACGCCGCGCGACATACACGGTGGGAGTGGAAGAAGAGGAGGCCTGCTTCGCTTCCGGCGCATGCCGGGCACAACCGGCCGCGCACGTGACGAGGAGGACCGCGCCCAGAAAGGACTTCAAACCGTGCATCGCTCACCTTTCGCAAGGCCCCGGAGGCCGGGGCCGGTGGCGGCGCACTCTGGCGCACTCTGGAGCGAAAGCGAGAGCCACGTCACCGCGGCAAGCCCACTCGCCAGGCCGACTGCTACCTCACGCGCAGCACCGTGAGCCCCTGCTCGGTGAGCGCGAGCACCATCGCGGGACGCAGGCCGTCGTCCACCATCAGTTGCAGCACGCGCTCACCCGCGACGCCCTCCACGCGCGCGAGCGTGCCATCCGGCGCGCGACGCCACAGGCCTCGGTCCTCGGTGCCCACCAGCAGCGCGCCGTCCGGGGTGGCGGCGAGCGCGCGAATGCGCTGGGTGGGCAGGCCCTCGAGCCGCTCGTACGCGCGCGGGGAGGGGGTGAGCCGCCAGACGCCGTACTTCGCGCTGCCCAGCCAGTAGGCGCCGTCCTTCGTCTGCACGAAGCCGCGCCACAGATCCATGTCCTCCTGGCTCCCCAGCGCCTCCACGTAGGTGTCCAGCTTCCAGGGCACCTTCGCGAGGTCGTCCCAGTCGCCGAGCGAGGCGGGCGGGGTGACGATGCCCACCTTCCACTCGTTGCCCACCAGCACGTCGCCGTCCTGTGCGAGCCCCACCGCGTAGGTGTACCCGATGCGCAGGGAGCCGCTCGCGTTCTTGAAGACGGGGTGGCGGTGCGCGTTGTAGTCGAGCCCGCGCACGCGCGTGACGCCGTGGTTGGTGCCCAGGTAGAGCTCGCCGCGAAAGGCCCCGCGCGCCACACGCACGCAGGTGAGCACCGAGCGGTCCTCGTCGTAGTGCGGGTCGTTCGTGTTGCGGATGACCAGGTGCTGCTCCAGCGCCACGCCGCCGTCCGGCCGCAGGCGCACCACGTCCAGGTCGCCCTCGAGGAAGACGGGATCGTCCAGGTCGTCGCGACGCGGCTGCTCAAGGTCCTCGGCGAGGTAGCCCACGTAGGCGCGCCCCGCGCCGCCGCCGCACACCACGCTGGAGCGGAAGCCCTTGCCCGCCTGGCCCACGCCGGAGGTCCAGGTGGGCTGGCTGTCTCCGGGGCGCAGCACGCCCACTCGCGCGCCGTCCAGGAGCCAGAGGTTGCCGCCCTCGTCCAGGCCCACCGACTGGGGCGTGCCCACGGCGAACTGCTTCGAGTAGTCGAGCACCGCCTCCTGGCTCCAGGGCCCCGCACTGTCCACCGGCAGCGCGCCCTCGCCGCCGCCGTCCCCCTCGCCGCAGGCGCACAGCCACGCGCCCAGCAGCAGTCCCCACGCGCCCTCTCGCATCCCTCCCCTCCCTTTCCGCGCGCAAGAGGGTCTGCACGCGGCGCCAGCGCGCCCAGGGAGGTGGAGGTAGGAGTTTCCAGCGCAGGACAGACGCGTGATGATCGCGCGCGATCACCTCTTCGGCGAGACGGGCCACGTGCGCTTCGGCATCGGCTATCGCCACCGGCCCGAAGAAGGTGTCACAGGACTCGTTCCGGAGACATTGGCCCGCCGCATGCTTGGAGCGCGGCTCGCCATGTCTGGACCGCATGACCTCTTCGCCCGCTACACCTTTGGCCACCCCGAGCGGGCGGCGGCCGAACTGCGCGCCGTCCTGCCCCCGCATGTCGTCTCCGAGGTGGATTGGGCATCC of Cystobacter fuscus DSM 2262 contains these proteins:
- a CDS encoding APC family permease, which gives rise to MTPSPPLARRTRAIGLGGLLALALNGVIGSAIFALPAQVAGLFGAAAPVSYFGVALVTLAIVLCFAELGSRFERDGGPYLYAREAFGPFIGFQTGWVFALSRLASVAAISHASAAYAGHLLPWLATPLGRGLYISLTLLALTGLNVLGVRQGALAVVLLAIGKLLPLGLFVAVGLCSAPAAQPSPAVLPSPSGAVDAALLLVFAFGGFETASIPTEEMVSPRRHLPVALVASLLLTTGVYASIQFVAQRAVPDIARSPAPLATAAEALLGAPGALLIGLGAVISTLGTTSGNLLVAPRLLHALASHGQLPAVLARLHPRFHTPHVAVALFAACAWALSLSSNFGALAAASSVGRLMVFGTSCAAVLALRRESASDARRVFTVPGGAAVPVLGTSLCLLLLAGCSRTQLLATATVVGTGALLHAVARAMAARSAARQVRTGPQ
- a CDS encoding redoxin domain-containing protein, whose protein sequence is MTLRPAPAWRTTAWLNTPQPLSLERLRGKVILLHAFQMLCPGCVARGIPQAQRVAEVFAGAPLVVVGLHTVFEHHEAMKLESLRAFLHEYRVKFPVGVDAPGEAGDPIPQTMSAYAMRGTPTTVLIDAQGRLRRQIFGVHDDLWLGAELQSLLLEAHPGPAFDVRRSKTQVLPSAACDDSGCAAPSDAAPD
- a CDS encoding protoglobin domain-containing protein yields the protein MSDIPGYTHGTPSVARSPVSLTDFEKMKASVLFGEEDVKYLRMSHDIVKGHVEAILDVWYGFVGSQPHLLASFSGKKDGKPLGDYLGLVRKRFGQWILDTSLAQYDQAWLDYQHEIGLRHHRVKKNKTDGAPSTDVVPFRDLFALIFPVTFTLRPFLARQGHSAEDVEKMSAAWLKSCLLQVTLWAHPYVKDGDF
- a CDS encoding TonB-dependent receptor — translated: MGVILVVGLSFTAAALTDSELTGTVLATGTKQPLPDVVVTATSEALEGERVVVTDAQGQFRIPALPPGVYLLRFDKESFEPFWHTEIDLRPEQTVQVNAELSGGDAREIVLPYVGSPTLDVSSATTGQAVEWGSIHHLAVSPPSVSGASRSFGSLAGLVPGTQPEGGGFSIHGSSPWENGYVVDGLSTQDLEFGANASPLSVEFLQDFEVITGGYMPQYGRAMGGLLQARTRSGSNEFHGSLFSNWVPGFLEGLRTPVSDLNSIVSGRRALQHEGDVGATLGGPLVKDKLWFFAGVAPALSRYEYTRAFTKFGTNTPIPGSSRMYLLEDRRLQAMGKLTYLFNQDHQVTLSVITTPGRSGIEEVPGAPTGVEGPVASLRGPEDNNFTTTQLQYAGVFLNKRLRVDAWLGGSQQTTDIQPVSENATVDREVMERYQASAQATWLLQLAGTHVLRWGVDGEFDRVSSLPGGGEVIIRSDRATGFLQDSTLSPEERYTNNLLGGFVQDSWTLSNRVTVNAGVRYDTPEGALTFALRDQLSPRIGLVVEPLAQGGMKLFAHYAKYRGQLPLGLMEVAFPPGAGDLMPVDPSLLPPSSTELVAGAEYEVLSDTRLSAYYTHRRLDSAIEVLDIDSYASAFLGNPGLGLADHLPKAERTYDGVTLVLSRTFRDGWLAQASYTWSRLYGNYVGPVREDGTVFPSDLGFSYPLENQRGLLPYDRPHTLKLFGARVFHLTREVSASLGLSYLGRSGTPINYLGGHAMYGRDKVFILPRGSSGERTPWVHNIDSNVGVNYRLGGDTVVSFTLDVFNLFNFQRATRVDELYANEHVLPLETPVPDGGFVTPGMIKTVGGEPLTPDKVNRNFKRPLAYQAPRQVRLGLRYTF
- a CDS encoding amidohydrolase; protein product: MHGLKSFLGAVLLVTCAAGCARHAPEAKQASSSSTPTVYVARRVRTLDAARPLAEALSVRAGKVLAVGTRDEVLAAAGAGARVVDLGDVTVVPGLTDAHGHLSGLGASLAAVGLEGTASREEVLARVTAAPSSAWQGDWLMGRGWDQNDWPEKSFPGRAELDAKLPRTPVVLERVDGHALWVNGEALRRARIGKDTPDPAGGRILRGPDGEPTGVLVDNAMNLVLAVLPPPTDAQWEARLAAALARCAEVGLTGVHDAGMDLRTYRLLRRWDEEGRLPLRVYAMAEGQGADRETYLREGPFQGRMLTMRSVKLVLDGALGSRGAALHAPYSDEPGHRGLLLLTPEEYEARVKAFMSRGFQVATHAIGDRANTLVLETLLREAEATGTRHLRHRVEHAQVMRPEDIQRLGQNGFVASMQPTHATSDMPWAERRVGAERIQSAYAWRKLKESGAPLALGSDFPVERPDVLRGLYAARTRQDAEGQPVSGWFPEQRLSGEESLEGFTVGAAWAAFAENERGRLKPGMDADFVAFSVDPVEAPPADLLEGRVKLTVVAGTEVYRAP